TTCAAAAAAGAAAGCGGTCTGCTGGAATATCTGACGGAAAAGGGCGAAAAAGATGTGATGGTCTGCGGCATTATGACCGACTTCTGCATCAATGCAACGGTGGAGGCGGGCTTTGAGCATGGCCTGCACATGATCGTTCCTGCCTATGCAAATTCCACGCAGGACAACGAGTACATGACAGGGGAGCAGAGCTACCACTATTACAATGAGTTCCTCTGGCCGGACCGCTATGCCGATTGTGTGCCCATGGACAAGGCGCTGGAGCTGCTCAAAAAGTGAGGTGTTTACA
Above is a genomic segment from Faecalibacterium taiwanense containing:
- a CDS encoding isochorismatase family protein, with translation MVLLVVDTQKGIVDERLYAFEKFVSNIRKLIRTAREQGIEVVYVQHDDGPGTGFSIGDDEFEVYSGFAPLLTEKRFVKTVCSAFKKESGLLEYLTEKGEKDVMVCGIMTDFCINATVEAGFEHGLHMIVPAYANSTQDNEYMTGEQSYHYYNEFLWPDRYADCVPMDKALELLKK